The DNA window TAGGGAATTTGCACAAAACTGAGCGCTTGCCGAGGCATTTAAATCTGACAGATGATCAGAGTTTATGGAAGGGGCCAATTCTTGATGGCAAATACGAAAATGACGTGGCATTTCATCTTGATTAGACATATTGACTAATAAAAATGAGGCCGTGGATTTTCCAATCAGCGGGTAAATGAAAAAGAAAAAAATAAAAATCACTGCAGTGATATAAAAAACTTTAAGCATGCAAAATCCAAGGCCCAAAAACAGTTTAAAAATATGGATCCAATTTTCTAACTTTTTAAACACAAAATGTTAGGTTAGAAACATGCGCTGGTCCACGTTTAAATTAGAGAAAATATATAACACGCAAACTTAAAGATTTAATAAAGATACCTTCATTCATTTTAGCAAAATTGGCTAGGAGGAAATCGGTGGAAGAAAACGAAAGAATATGCGATAATAAGAGTAGAGATAAAAAGACGCTCCGACTTGTTCGGATTTTCTCATTCACTAAAATAAGGGGAGAATATGGCAGAACAATTAAAATATTTAGATGATAAAAATTTTCAAGAAACCATTTCTAAGGGTGTAACCTTAGTTGATTTTTACGCAGATTGGTGTGGTCCTTGCCGTATGATTGCTCCTGTGATTGAACAGCTAGCCACAGAAATGGACGGAAAAGCGACGATCGCAAAGCTTGACATTGAAAATGCTCAGGAAACCACAGCGGATCTTGGAGTCACTTCTATTCCAACCATCATTCTTTTTAAAGATGGTGCAGAAGTTCGCCGAGTTGTTGGCTTAAAAGATATTGATGCGTTGCGACAGTTGATCACAGCCGCTCTCTAACGATTTTAACCTCTTTTGAAATTGAACTCGATTTTCAAAAGAGGTTATTCTTTTTTAAATCCTTGTTGTCTCCATGCTTCATAGACGCCTATTCCTACTGATGTTGCTAAATTCAAGCAACGCACACCAGAGACCATAGGAATTTTCACACAACGATTCGGCCATTTGTTTGTAATCGATTCGGGCAGTCCATGTGTTTCAGCGCCAAAGATAAGTAGATCTTTGGGTTGATAGCTTACATCTGTGTAGTTTTGTGTGGCATGGCTTGAAAAGAAATAGAAATTTTCAGAGGTTCTGTCTAACAACTCTTCAAGATTGTCTAGAACCTGAACATTGACACCTTCCCAATAATCGAGCCCCGCCCGTTTTAGCCAGCGATCAGTTATGGAAAAGCCGAGGGGACCAATTAAGATGAGATTTTGTCCCGTTACAGCACAAGTACGTACAACATTCCCTGTATTTTGAGGAATTTGAGGTTGGAAAAGAACAACAGCCACGCAATTAAACCTTAAAAAAGAAAGGCAGCTATTGTGAAATAGCTGCCTAGCAATATGAATGAAACTTAGCGAGAATTTTTGTCTGAATTTTCATCAGAAAAATCAGGTAAAGGCTTGGATTTGTCTTCCGCACTGTTATCTGATTTAATCACTTCAACGTCAAAAATGAGGAGTGAGTTTGGAGAAAGATGTCCTGAAGTGCCGTAGCCTAAATCAGGGTGCACGAACAGTTTACGTTTTTCCCCTTCTTTCATCCCTAAAATACCTTTGCTAAAGCCTGGTATTGTTTGGTCTAGAGGTACTGTAATAGGGCCTCCAGTGTCATCTGAGCTTCCGAAAACGGATCCATCAATATACTTTCCTGTATATTTAACAAGAGGAGAAGCATGTTCTGTGACTGTTGGCTCATGGCCTGCTTCGACGATCACATACTGAAGCTTGCCTGGCTCAATTTCCACGAGATTTGCTGTTTTGAGGTTATCCTTTAAAAACTGATTAGCAGCCTTTAAATTTTCACTCGCTAGCTCTGTGTAAGCCTTTGCTTGCAACTGAGTCATCATTGTTTCGTATTCTTGATCTGTCAATGGTGACGGTTTATTGGCTGCCCCATCTCGCATTCCTTTAATGATGCTTTCGAGATCGAACTTAATGCCTGGAGCATTCAAATTACGACCAATAAAGTTACCGAATGCTTCAGAAAGTTTCATGATGTCGATCTCTTGAGGAGCTGCTTGCGCAGGTTTAGACTCCTGTTGAGTTGCTGTTTGATCAGCAGAAAGAGCACCAGCTTGAAGAAATAGGCTTGATAGAGCAACAAGAGCCCATATGCGACTTTTCTTAATCATAAATAAATTTCTCCTCCTAATTGGAAATAAAATCAATCTTGTACTTTAGGCGATCCGCGAAATTCTGTCAAAAAAATCAGTGTTTCTTTTCTTCTTCGACGGAAATTCCGAGTTCATGCAGCTGCTTTTTTACCACCAAAGAGGGGCATTCGAGCATAAGGTCACTGGCTTTTTGTGTTTTAGGGAAAGCAATGACATCTCGAATGTTATCTGTACCTGTTAGGAGCATGACCAAACGATCCAATCCTAATGCCAGACCTAAGTGAGGAGGTGTTCCGAAGCTTAATGCTTCAAGGAAAAATCCAAATTTTGTTTTGAGTTCTTCGGGTGTTAATTTGAGCTTTTCGAAAATCTTTTGCTGCAATTCACTGCTGTGAATCCGCTGAGAGCCGCCTCCAACTTCATACCCGTTTAATACGAGATCATATCCGGAA is part of the Parachlamydia acanthamoebae genome and encodes:
- the trxA gene encoding thioredoxin, with the protein product MAEQLKYLDDKNFQETISKGVTLVDFYADWCGPCRMIAPVIEQLATEMDGKATIAKLDIENAQETTADLGVTSIPTIILFKDGAEVRRVVGLKDIDALRQLITAAL
- a CDS encoding tRNA (cytidine(34)-2'-O)-methyltransferase, producing MAVVLFQPQIPQNTGNVVRTCAVTGQNLILIGPLGFSITDRWLKRAGLDYWEGVNVQVLDNLEELLDRTSENFYFFSSHATQNYTDVSYQPKDLLIFGAETHGLPESITNKWPNRCVKIPMVSGVRCLNLATSVGIGVYEAWRQQGFKKE
- a CDS encoding FKBP-type peptidyl-prolyl cis-trans isomerase, producing MIKKSRIWALVALSSLFLQAGALSADQTATQQESKPAQAAPQEIDIMKLSEAFGNFIGRNLNAPGIKFDLESIIKGMRDGAANKPSPLTDQEYETMMTQLQAKAYTELASENLKAANQFLKDNLKTANLVEIEPGKLQYVIVEAGHEPTVTEHASPLVKYTGKYIDGSVFGSSDDTGGPITVPLDQTIPGFSKGILGMKEGEKRKLFVHPDLGYGTSGHLSPNSLLIFDVEVIKSDNSAEDKSKPLPDFSDENSDKNSR